The Euphorbia lathyris chromosome 2, ddEupLath1.1, whole genome shotgun sequence genome includes a window with the following:
- the LOC136220663 gene encoding uncharacterized protein translates to MAAARYLGKKESMKASLMKLHYCSSPYVDSSARVSSTTTQERREEGDEKSRTREYVADIGKEGVRKAREIADEAKKSLDGAWETAKDNILDRNEENYNINEEDPVVDEMKKLDGPVDTVAYRNMDTNHKL, encoded by the exons atggcAGCTGCAAGATATTTGGGAAAGAAAGAGTCCATGAAAGCTTCCCTTATGAAGCTCCATTACTGTTCTTCTCCTTATGTTGATTCTTCCGCCAGAGTTTCATCCACAACTACTCAG GAAAGAAGAGAAGAGGGGGATGAAAAATCAAGAACAAGAGAATATGTAGCAGATATTGGTAAAGAGGGAGTTAGGAAAGCAAGAGAGATAGCTGATGAAGCTAAAAAGAGTTTGGATGGAGCTTGGGAAACTGCTAAGGACAACATTTTAGATAGAAATGAGGAAAACTATAACATTAATGAGGAAGACCCAGTTGTTGATGAGATGAAGAAGCTAGATGGGCCTGTTGATACTGTTGCATATAGAAATATGGACACCAATCACAAACTTTGA